A region of Bacteroidetes bacterium SB0662_bin_6 DNA encodes the following proteins:
- a CDS encoding co-chaperone GroES produces MTSITPIGDRVVVQPEAAEEKTSSGLFIPDTAQEKPQRGTILFVGPGQVENGKHVEMTVKAGDTVLY; encoded by the coding sequence ATGACCAGCATAACCCCTATAGGCGACCGCGTGGTCGTGCAGCCGGAGGCTGCCGAGGAGAAGACATCGAGCGGCCTGTTCATTCCCGACACGGCGCAGGAGAAGCCCCAGCGGGGCACCATCCTGTTCGTGGGTCCCGGCCAGGTGGAGAACGGCAAGCATGTCGAGATGACCGTAAAGGCGGGAGACACCGTGCTCTACG